Proteins encoded in a region of the Triticum dicoccoides isolate Atlit2015 ecotype Zavitan chromosome 3A, WEW_v2.0, whole genome shotgun sequence genome:
- the LOC119272565 gene encoding cysteine proteinase EP-B 2-like — MGQLSKKLLVASMVVAVLAVAAVELCGAIPLEDNDLESEEALWDLYERWQTAHRVPRHHAEKHRRFGTFKSNVHFIHSHNKRGDRPYRLRLNRFGDMSQAEFRATFAGSRVSDRRRDGPATPPSVPGFMYAAVNVSDLPRSVDWRQKGAVTGVKNQGKCGSCWAFSTVVSVEGINAIRTGKLVSLSEQELIDCDTADNDGCEGGLMDNAFEYIKKNGGLTTEAAYPYRAANGTCKAAKVAKSSPMVVHIDGHQDVPANSEEALAKAVANQPVSVGIDASGKAFMFYSEGVFTGECGTELDHGVAVVGYGVAEDGKAYWTVKNSWGPSWGEKGYIRVEKDSGAEGGLCGIAMEASYAVKTDSKPKPTPRRALGAWESQ, encoded by the coding sequence ATGGGGCAGCTCAGCAAGAAGCTTCTGGTGGCGTCCATGGTGGTGGCGGTGCTGGCCGTGGCAGCAGTGGAGCTGTGCGGCGCCATCCCGCTCGAGGACAATGACCTGGAGTCGGAGGAGGCGCTGTGGGACCTGTACGAGCGGTGGCAGACCGCGCACCGCGTGCCCCGCCACCACGCTGAGAAGCACCGCCGCTTCGGCACCTTCAAGTCCAACGTCCACTTCATCCACTCCCACAACAAGCGCGGCGACCGCCCCTACCGCCTCCGCCTCAACCGCTTCGGCGACATGAGCCAGGCCGAGTTCCGCGCCACCTTCGCCGGCTCCCGCGTCAGCGACCGCCGCCGCGACGGCCCCGCCACGCCACCGTCGGTCCCGGGGTTCATGTACGCCGCCGTGAACGTGTCGGACCTGCCGCGGTCCGTGGACTGGCGCCAGAAGGGCGCGGTGACCGGCGTCAAGAACCAGGGCAAGTGCGGCAGCTGCTGGGCTTTCTCCACCGTGGTGTCCGTGGAAGGCATCAACGCCATCCGAACCGGGAAGCTGGTGTCGCTGTCGGAGCAGGAGCTCATCGACTGCGACACGGCGGACAACGACGGGTGCGAGGGCGGGCTCATGGACAACGCCTTTGAGTACATCAAGAAAAACGGCGGGCTCACCACCGAGGCCGCCTACCCGTACCGGGCTGCCAACGGCACCTGCAAAGCCGCGAAGGTGGCCAAGAGCTCCCCCATGGTGGTGCACATCGACGGACACCAGGACGTGCCGGCCAACAGCGAGGAGGCGCTGGCCAAGGCCGTGGCGAACCAGCCCGTGTCCGTGGGCATCGATGCCAGCGGGAAGGCGTTCATGTTCTACTCCGAGGGGGTGTTCACCGGTGAGTGTGGAACAGAGCTGGACCACGGCGTCGCGGTGGTCGGGTACGGCGTGGCGGAGGACGGCAAGGCGTACTGGACGGTGAAGAACTCGTGGGGCCCGTCGTGGGGGGAGAAGGGGTACATCAGGGTGGAGAAGGATTCCGGTGCCGAAGGCGGGCTCTGCGGCATCGCCATGGAGGCATCCTACGCCGTCAAGACGGACAGCAAACCCAAGCCCACGCCCAGGCGCGCGCTCGGCGCCTGGGAGTCTCAGTGA
- the LOC119269992 gene encoding uncharacterized protein LOC119269992 produces MWGARGEEKAGGACEEWSYQLGNKDTLSLKAPKKSPLALRMVVLTMTMICGVFICSMCMKQLGSDSWSRIVKIQVAEQSCNKSLVPPSEVQFVHYPQPLNYSRKECTCTPVRFFAIISSQRSGSGWFETLLNSHINVSSNGEIFSKKERRSNISSIIKTMDMVYNLDWNSSASKNECTAAAGFKWMLNQGLVANHAAVVDYFNQRGVSVIFLFRRNLLRQMVSQLANNHDRYLKQLKGKHKAHVHTKDEANILAKYKPRLNTTTLMWSLKQADDYTRKALENLKSVHHITLYYEDLIQNRTMLGEVLDFLKVPVRKLVSRHVKIHTKPLSDQIENWDEVYNALNGTKFESFLNADYRT; encoded by the exons ATGTGGGGTGCCAGGGGGGAGGAGAAGGCCGGCGGCGCCTGCGAGGAATGGAGCTACCAGCTGGGGAACAAG GATACGCTGAGTTTGAAAGCTCCAAAGAAGTCGCCCCTTGCGTTGAGAATGGTTGTTCTCACCATGACTATGAtctgtggggtgtttatttgctcaATGTGTATGAAGCAGCTAGGAAGCGACAGCTGGTCAAGGATAGTGAAGATTCAAGTTGCAGAACAGTCCTGCAATAAGTCTTTAGTTCCTCCTTCTGAGGTTCAGTTTGTGCATTATCCGCAACCACTAAATTACAGCAG GAAAGAATGCACCTGTACCCCTGTCCGCTTCTTTGCAATTATCTCATCGCAGCGGTCTGGAAGTGGCTGGTTCGAAACCCTTCTAAACAGTCACATAAATGTTAGCTCTAATGGAGAAATCTTCTCGAAGAAAGAAAGGAGGAGCAACATTTCATCTATAATAAAGACAATGGACATGGTGTATAACTTGGATTGGAATAGTAGCGCTTCCAAGAATGAGTGCACTGCTGCTGCTGGCTTCAAATGGATGCTTAATCAG GGTCTTGTGGCAAATCACGCTGCTGTGGTTGATTACTTCAACCAAAGAGGAGTGTCTGTGATATTTCTGTTCAGAAGGAATCTCCTCCGTCAGATGGTATCACAACTAGCAAACAATCATGACAGATACCTGAAGCAATTAAAAGGAAAACATAAGGCCCATGTGCACACAAAAGATGAG GCGAATATACTTGCAAAATACAAGCCTAGGCTCAACACAACAACATTAATGTGGAGTCTGAAACAGGCAGATGACTACACTCGCAAAGCTCTTGAAAACCTAAAGAGCGTCCATCACATTACATTGTACTATGAGGATCTCATCCAAAACAGAACA ATGCTTGGTGAGGTGCTGGATTTCCTCAAAGTGCCAGTGAGGAAATTAGTCAGCCGGCATGTGAAGATACACACGAAACCGCTGTCGgatcaaattgaaaattgggatgaagTCTATAATGCCCTGAATGGCACCAAGTTTGAAAGTTTCTTGAATGCTGACTACCGAACATGA